A DNA window from SAR202 cluster bacterium contains the following coding sequences:
- a CDS encoding cell envelope integrity protein TolA: MTTDPNGPLPPPRKEIMGVPITNFNIKRHHLNPLLLCDDNCLNPYLLSPPPGKCDGACFNLYTEEVEATRFAEHQSIEEAKRKAAEKEAAQEMEKKEAEKLARKEAKDKARAQAKAASLPPRRRGGQPGNQNAFKNGYYSKLTPARDLELIKEVIAMENLDLTPEVALARIRYVKSASDPYATPADVYRLGRNLMNMIRTRAEIDKVYGPLESDESEIESVPDSRLES; this comes from the coding sequence ATGACCACCGACCCCAACGGCCCTCTCCCGCCCCCTCGCAAGGAAATCATGGGCGTCCCCATCACCAACTTCAACATCAAACGCCACCACCTCAATCCCCTCCTCCTCTGCGACGACAACTGCCTCAACCCCTACCTGCTCAGCCCTCCCCCCGGCAAATGCGACGGCGCCTGCTTTAACCTCTACACCGAAGAAGTCGAAGCGACGCGCTTCGCCGAGCACCAGTCCATTGAGGAAGCCAAAAGAAAAGCCGCCGAAAAAGAGGCCGCTCAGGAGATGGAGAAGAAGGAAGCGGAAAAACTGGCAAGGAAAGAGGCCAAGGATAAGGCAAGGGCTCAAGCAAAAGCGGCCTCCCTCCCTCCTCGCCGACGCGGCGGCCAGCCCGGCAACCAGAACGCCTTTAAGAACGGCTATTACTCCAAGCTTACCCCAGCCCGTGACCTTGAGCTCATAAAAGAAGTCATTGCTATGGAGAACTTGGACCTTACCCCGGAAGTAGCCCTTGCCCGCATCAGGTACGTTAAAAGCGCCAGCGATCCCTACGCCACCCCTGCCGATGTATATCGCCTGGGTCGCAACCTTATGAACATGATCAGGACCCGGGCCGAGATCGACAAGGTCTATGGCCCCTTGGAAAGCGACGAATCGGAAATCGAATCTGTGCCTGACTCACGCCTGGAATCCTGA